Proteins encoded together in one Schistocerca americana isolate TAMUIC-IGC-003095 chromosome 8, iqSchAmer2.1, whole genome shotgun sequence window:
- the LOC124544746 gene encoding rab-like protein 2A has product MAGGGDIEIDYDGEDSKDTFRVKVICLGDSAVGKSKLVERFLLDKYKPHQLSTYALTLFRYETNVNEESVTVDFWDTAGQEMFQSLHPSYYHQAHACIMVFDATRKITYKNLGKWYEELRYYRPQIPVLCAANKIDANMEVTQRSFAFSQKNNLPLYYVSASDGTNVVKLFRDAIHGAVQYKKNPTDISDQILEELERL; this is encoded by the exons ATGGCTGGTGGCGGAGATATTGAAATTGACTATGACGGCGAAGACAGTAAAGACACCTTTAGGGTGAAAGTAATATGTTTAGGCGACAGTGCCGTGGGAAAATCAAA GTTGGTTGAGAGATTTTTGTTGGACAAGTATAAACCGCatcagctctcaacatacgcactgacgctgtttcgttatGAAACGAACGTAAACGAAGAGTCTGTTACAGTAG aCTTCTGGGACACCGCTGGTCAAGAAATGTTTCAGTCGTTACATCCATCATACTACCATCAAGCACATGCGTGTATTATGGTATTTGATGCAACAAGaaaaataacatacaaaaatctTGGTAAATGGTATGAGGAATTACGCTACTACCGGCCACAAATACCTGTACTTTGTGCAGCAAATAAGATCGACG CCAATATGGAAGTTACCCAGCGGTCGTTTGCTTTCTCTCAGAAAAATAACTTGCCTTTGTACTATGTGTCTGCTTCAGATGGGACCAATGTAGTGAAG CTTTTCCGTGATGCCATACATGGAGCTGTGCAGTACAAGAAGAACCCAACAGACATCTCTGATCAAATACTGGAAGAGCTTGAAAGGCTGTGA